TGCTTGTCGTGGGCGGCGGCCCCGCTGGCATAGCCGCGGCGGTTTCTGCGGCACGACACGGCGCGAAAACATTGCTCGTGGAACGCTGGCCGAGTGTCGGCGGTCAGGCGACCAATGCGCTCGTGAATATCTGGCACACGAGCGACAGAAAAAAGCAGGTTATATTCGGGCTTGTACAGGAAGTGATAGAACGTGCCGGACCGGTAATGCATCGTTTGCCCCATTATCCGGAACGGTCCGAAACGCATGAATTCGAGCCGTCCGGCATGCGCGTGGTGTTCCATCAATTGCTTGAGGATGCCGGTGTTCGAACGATATGTCATCTGGCTGCGGTTGAATCGATAATTGAAAACAACATTATCCGCGGTGTACTTGTCGATGCGAAAACGGGGCGCAAAGCCATTCGTGCAAAAATCGTGATCGATGCGACCGGTGACGGCGATATCGCTGCCAATGCCGATGTACCATTCGCTATCGGGCGTGATGAGGACGGCCGCGTGCAGGGCATGACGATGATGTTCCGTCTCTGCGGCATAGATCCGGCCAAAGCGATCGCTCACCCGAGAGAAGCGGACAGGGTTTTCGCTCGGAT
The DNA window shown above is from Spirochaetota bacterium and carries:
- a CDS encoding FAD-dependent oxidoreductase, with the protein product MDIIVPEKKVPVAYECDVLVVGGGPAGIAAAVSAARHGAKTLLVERWPSVGGQATNALVNIWHTSDRKKQVIFGLVQEVIERAGPVMHRLPHYPERSETHEFEPSGMRVVFHQLLEDAGVRTICHLAAVESIIENNIIRGVLVDAKTGRKAIRAKIVIDATGDGDIAANADVPFAIGRDEDGRVQGMTMMFRLCGIDPAKAIAHPREADRVFAR